From Pseudomonas alcaligenes, a single genomic window includes:
- a CDS encoding NAD-dependent epimerase/dehydratase family protein: MTKVLILGGDGFCGWPTALHLSAQGHEIAIVDNLSRRNIDNELEVDSLTPIRPIGKRLSKWKELSGKNIEFYNIDIADNYDRLLNLIKEWKPEAIVHFAEQRSAPYSMKSSQHKRYTVSNNINATHNLLAAVVESGLDIHLIHLGTMGVYGYGTAGMKIPEGYLEVNVTTDSGEQIKQQILYPVNPGSIYHMTKTQDQLLFSYYNKNDKTRVTDLHQGIVWGTQTEQTKLSEDLINRFDYDGDYGTVLNRFLAQAAVGYPLTVHGTGGQTRAFIHIQDTVKCIELALNNPPKHGEKVKIINQMTETHRVRDLAQMVARIAGATVELVPNPRNEADENDLIVENETFLNLGLNPIKLEDGLLDEVTCIAKKYADRCDRSKIPCYSTWTAANKAGKPATH; the protein is encoded by the coding sequence ATGACAAAAGTACTGATTCTCGGTGGCGACGGATTTTGCGGCTGGCCAACCGCCCTGCATCTCTCGGCACAGGGGCATGAGATTGCAATAGTCGACAATCTTTCCCGTCGTAACATCGATAACGAACTGGAGGTCGACTCGCTGACCCCGATTCGCCCAATCGGCAAGCGTCTCTCCAAGTGGAAAGAGCTGAGCGGAAAGAATATCGAGTTCTACAACATCGATATTGCCGATAACTATGACCGCCTGCTGAATCTGATCAAAGAGTGGAAGCCAGAAGCTATCGTGCACTTTGCCGAGCAGCGTTCCGCACCTTATTCGATGAAATCCTCGCAGCATAAGCGCTATACCGTTTCGAATAACATCAATGCCACCCACAACCTCCTGGCGGCGGTTGTTGAGTCCGGTCTGGACATCCACCTGATCCACCTGGGCACCATGGGCGTTTACGGCTACGGCACCGCCGGCATGAAAATCCCAGAAGGCTACCTGGAAGTGAATGTCACCACGGACAGTGGCGAACAGATCAAACAGCAGATTCTGTACCCAGTTAATCCTGGCAGCATCTACCACATGACCAAGACGCAGGATCAGCTGCTCTTCTCCTACTACAACAAGAACGACAAGACCCGTGTCACCGACTTGCACCAGGGAATTGTCTGGGGTACCCAGACCGAACAGACCAAGCTATCGGAAGACCTGATCAACCGCTTCGACTACGACGGTGACTATGGCACCGTACTCAACCGTTTCCTGGCACAGGCAGCCGTCGGCTATCCCCTGACCGTGCACGGTACTGGCGGGCAGACCCGTGCCTTCATCCATATTCAAGATACGGTGAAGTGCATCGAGCTTGCGCTCAACAACCCGCCGAAGCACGGGGAAAAGGTCAAGATCATCAATCAGATGACCGAAACCCATCGTGTGCGCGACCTTGCCCAGATGGTTGCACGCATCGCCGGCGCCACAGTTGAGCTGGTGCCCAACCCGCGCAACGAGGCCGATGAAAACGATCTGATCGTCGAGAACGAGACCTTCCTCAACCTCGGTCTGAACCCGATTAAGCTGGAAGATGGACTGCTGGACGAAGTCACCTGCATTGCCAAGAAATATGCTGATCGTTGTGATCGCAGCAAAATCCCGTGCTACTCGACATGGACTGCAGCGAACAAGGCAGGCAAGCCGGCTACTCACTAA